Sequence from the Caldisericum sp. genome:
TTACTTCGTTTACGGTAATGCCCTGTAACTCTTTTACTGCCTGGTCGAGAAGCGAAAGGTACATATTATAGCCAACTGAAATTATGTGTCCGTGCTGTTCTTTTCCAAGGATGTTTCCTGCGCCTCTTATCTCGAGGTCTTTCATTGCAATTTTAAGTCCTGCTCCTTCATCTGAAAACTCCCGAATTGCCTCTAACCTTTCCTCTGCAATCGCCGTTAGGCTCTTCTCTGTGTAGAAGAAATACGCATATGCCTGTATTGAAGACCTACCGATTCGCCCCCTCAACTGGTACATCTGTGAAAGTCCAAAGTGCTCTGCCTCAACAACAATAAGTGTATTTACTGTCGGTATATCAAGCCCATTTTCGATAATCGTTGTTGCAACAAGGACATCAATCTGCCCTTCGTAGAAATCGACCATTACATCCTCAATTACCTCTTTGTCCATTTTGCCGTGCGCAACACCAACTCTTGCCCCTGTAAGATTTTTTATGAGTTCTGCAAAGCCATAGATTTTTTCAATGTTGTTGTAGACCACAAACACCTGCCCGTGCCTTTTTAACTCAAAAAGGATTGCATTTTTCATAACATCGATATTAAAAGGTATTGAGAAAGTCTTGACAGGAATTCTACCTGGAGGTGCAGTAAGAACAAGCGAAACGGGTCGTAGTTTTATAAGAGAAGTGTATAGTGTTCGTGGGATCGGGGTTGCAGAAAGGGTAAGTACATCGACATTTGCCCTCAGTTCCTTAAGAATCTCCTTGTGCCTAACGCCAAATTTCTGCTCCTCATCAATAATAAGAAGCCCAAGGTCTTTAATTTCGACATCCTTTGAAAGCAACCTATGAGTGCCAATTATAATATCAATTTTACCTTCTTTTAAGTCCTTTAAGATTTCTTTTTCCTTCTTTTTATCGGCAAGGCGTGAAAGCATTTCGATTCTTATTGGGAAAAGGTGAAGGCGTTCTTTAAATGTGCGTTCGTGTTGCATCGCAAGAATGGTTGTAGGCGCAAGGACCATCACTTTTTTATGGTTAAGCACGACTCTAAAGGCAGCCCTTATTGCAATCTCTGTTTTCCCGTAGCCAACATCTCCCACTATAAGTCTGTCCATTGGTTCGTCGCTTTCTAAATCCTGGTATACTTCCTCTATTGCCCTTGCCTGGTCTTCTGTAAGTTCATATGGGAATGAGAGGTCAAGAATGCGCTCTTCCTGTGGGTGTGGCTTAAAGGGAGGGCGCTTGTAAAGTTTCCTTTTTGCCTGTATTAGAAGGAGTTTTTTTGCAAGTTCCCTTGCGGATTCCTTTGCTCTTTCCTTTGTCCTTGACCACTCGTTTCCCCTTAGCGTATTCAGTGTTACAACACGTCTATCTCCAATGTATTTTTCAACAAAACCAATGCGTTCAAGAGGGACATAGAGTTTTTCACCATCTCTATACTCGATAAGGAGGAATTCCTTGGGAGTATCGCCAAGTTTTACAAGCCCCCTAAAGATACCTATGCCAAAGTCCCTGTGGACGACAAGGTCGCCATCTTTTAACTCTTCAAGGGAAACTATTTCTTTTGATGAGATGATCTTTTTCGGTTTCTTTCCTTCAATATGGTAAAAGAGTTCTCTATCGGTAAGGACAAGGATTTTTTCAGCATCAATTCCCTTTTCGTAAAAACCTTCCTCAACAAATATACCCTTTTCATCTTTCAAGCCGTATTCAAAAGAGATTTCGTATGCAGAAAGGATTTCCTTTACCCTTTCTATATTTTCTGTTTTTATGAGGACTGGACGGGTCTCTTTTTCTTTGAGGAGTATATCCTTTAAATTGCCGAACATAAGAAAACTTTCTTGAACTTCTTTTACCTTAAAGTCAATTGCGTTTTCAAGGAAGTTTCCGAATTCTACAAGTTTTTGAGGGCTTATGCTAAAGAAACCATCTTTTACAGTATCGAAGTTTATAAATGCGCCGTAGGTTTCTTTTTCGCCGTTTGCAAACTCCTCAAACTCTTCAAAGTATTTGTCGATATTAATATCGTAGAGGACAAGAGTTTTGTTTGATACAAAGTCAAGAAGTGTCCTTTGTGGAAGAAACTTTCCATTTTTCAGGAACTGGGAGAAGAAATTTATTCCAAAGTTCCCTGTTTTCTTTAGTTCGTTAAAGTCTTTCTCAAGAACTTCCAATATTAGTTTATCTTTTATCTTTCCGATTTCTTTTTCGATTGTATTTAACTCTTCTTTTGTGAAAATTACAAGACTTGAGATTTCGATTCTTGTAACTTCCTCTTCGGTGAGGAGGTTTTCATTCAGAAACGAGATTTTTTCAATTTTGTCAAAATCAAGCTGGATTCTTACGGGCTTTTCATAATCAAATGCATATATATCGATTACGCTTCCTTTAACAGAAAATTCACCTTTTGCCTCAATTTCCTCAACCCTTTTAAATCCAAAATCTGCAAGCGTTTGTAAAAGATACTCTCTTTTTATTGTGTTCTCTTTCTCAAGGGTAAGCGTTTTTGCGGTTTCTAACGATGGAACATAATCAAAAATGCCGTTTATTGTGGTGAGGATAAGGCTACTATCCTGGGTGTGTAATTTCTTTTTTGAAAGTGCTACTTCAACTGGTGCGTAATTTACTTCGAAAGGATAATTGGAAAAGTCGTCTATTACAAGTGCGTCTTTAAAGGTTTTTGCAAGTTTTTTAAGCGACTCGGTGTCTTTGCATACGACAATTTTTTGAGAGGAAATCTCGTTTAAAACAGCCTCAAGCACTTCGGGAAATGTGTTTCTTATGCGGACAACAGGCTCGTTTTTAAT
This genomic interval carries:
- the mfd gene encoding transcription-repair coupling factor codes for the protein MRLKNILSQGELQYILFIKNEPVVRIRNTFPEVLEAVLNEISSQKIVVCKDTESLKKLAKTFKDALVIDDFSNYPFEVNYAPVEVALSKKKLHTQDSSLILTTINGIFDYVPSLETAKTLTLEKENTIKREYLLQTLADFGFKRVEEIEAKGEFSVKGSVIDIYAFDYEKPVRIQLDFDKIEKISFLNENLLTEEEVTRIEISSLVIFTKEELNTIEKEIGKIKDKLILEVLEKDFNELKKTGNFGINFFSQFLKNGKFLPQRTLLDFVSNKTLVLYDINIDKYFEEFEEFANGEKETYGAFINFDTVKDGFFSISPQKLVEFGNFLENAIDFKVKEVQESFLMFGNLKDILLKEKETRPVLIKTENIERVKEILSAYEISFEYGLKDEKGIFVEEGFYEKGIDAEKILVLTDRELFYHIEGKKPKKIISSKEIVSLEELKDGDLVVHRDFGIGIFRGLVKLGDTPKEFLLIEYRDGEKLYVPLERIGFVEKYIGDRRVVTLNTLRGNEWSRTKERAKESARELAKKLLLIQAKRKLYKRPPFKPHPQEERILDLSFPYELTEDQARAIEEVYQDLESDEPMDRLIVGDVGYGKTEIAIRAAFRVVLNHKKVMVLAPTTILAMQHERTFKERLHLFPIRIEMLSRLADKKKEKEILKDLKEGKIDIIIGTHRLLSKDVEIKDLGLLIIDEEQKFGVRHKEILKELRANVDVLTLSATPIPRTLYTSLIKLRPVSLVLTAPPGRIPVKTFSIPFNIDVMKNAILFELKRHGQVFVVYNNIEKIYGFAELIKNLTGARVGVAHGKMDKEVIEDVMVDFYEGQIDVLVATTIIENGLDIPTVNTLIVVEAEHFGLSQMYQLRGRIGRSSIQAYAYFFYTEKSLTAIAEERLEAIREFSDEGAGLKIAMKDLEIRGAGNILGKEQHGHIISVGYNMYLSLLDQAVKELQGITVNEVKEVSVRLNESYYIKESYIPLNAERINYYRRITQAESIEDLRKIETELWDKFGYPPIEVRNLLTVGEIMLFARQIQAKEIYQEGKRVFIIIERTSKITVDDLMHLSKVAKSVQFGEDYISFEVAFPLQDTLKVLHLLSGYEKVK